A single window of Castor canadensis chromosome 3, mCasCan1.hap1v2, whole genome shotgun sequence DNA harbors:
- the LOC141421395 gene encoding disintegrin and metalloproteinase domain-containing protein 20-like — protein sequence MGPAWAQVLLTGALWLPVFWMLLTPVCCSCAPPGWRFTSSEVVIPRKVPRKRGGSDMPDQLSYTMRFRGQRHVIHMKRKKNFLPRHFPVITDNDQGAMEENYPFVPQDCYYYSYLEGVPGSMATLDTCYGGLRGMLQVDDFSYEIKPLKASSKFEHVLSLLVSEETEKCSVEDEETNQLLEEIQLAESPRAGTVYLWRRHMKHVKLHFTTSISLTHQDRNRTRIVERIVIMTSILHSIFRPVNYNIFLRVIFIWEVKDMVNLYKGNVPNAVSEFGLWKWHRWFTQIPHSTSVLLTGHEIKGANYFANHNGLCNPNWGALYVYATRYHIFLAATIVAHGLGHNFGAIHDEPGCICYRRSNCVMAQTPSLLDMMSNCTYVELISRFVGWDTCMNLLNVPYHNFPYITGRCGDKVKDTREQCDCGSLKECTFDKCCTTDCQFTSGSVCDSGGCCKSCKHAPSGFVCRDINGICDLPEYCNGKSEICPNDYYIQDGTPCSALSVCVRGNCSDRDMQCKALFGYQAKDGSPECYKKLNVVGDRFGNCGIRMQDPGILPFKCEEDDVFCGMLHCDGVREIPGGGEHTTFRHIKVYGAKEDHCFGYDTHVGSEVPEMGLVVDGSTCGPAQFCLRQNCTFHQDMHFDCDVKKCNFKGVCNNNKNCHCMPGWKPPTCQEVGLGGSPESGPPPNVQQQRIRANILVTTNKILIIMCFRLILLMFTFLFGGLTKRKKLVKRRKRKR from the coding sequence ATGGGGCCTGCTTGGGCCCAGGTTCTTTTGACAGGTGCTCTGTGGCTGCCAGTGTTCTGGATGCTCCTGACCCCTGTCTGTTGCTCCTGTGCCCCACCAGGATGGCGCTTCACTTCTTCTGAAGTTGTGATCCCCAGGAAGGTGCCCCGCAAAAGGGGTGGAAGTGACATGCCAGACCAGCTCTCTTATACCATGCGCTTCCGGGGCCAAAGACACGTGATCCATATGAAgcgaaagaaaaacttcctgcccAGACATTTTCCTGTTATTACTGATAATGACCAAGGCGCCATGGAGGAGAACTACCCCTTTGTCCCTCAAGACTGTTATTACTACAGCTACCTGGAAGGGGTTCCTGGGTCCATGGCTACACTGGACACCTGCTATGGAGGTCTGCGAGGCATGCTGCAGGTGGATGACTTTTCTTATGAAATCAAACCATTGAAGGCTTCTTCCAAATTTGAGCATGTGCTTTCTCTCCTTGTGTCAGAAGAGACTGAAAAGTGTAGCGTTGAAGATGAAGAGACAAATCAACTACTTGAAGAGATACAACTTGCTGAAAGTCCTAGAGCAGGCACCGTCTATTTGTGGAGAAGACACATGAAGCACGTAAAACTTCACTTCACAACTTCTATATCATTAACCCATCAGGACAGAAATAGAACCAGAATAGTAGAGAGGATAGTGATTATGACCAGCATCCTCCATTCCATTTTCAGACCAGTCAATTACAACATTTTTTTAAGGGTTATATTCATCTGGGAAGTTAAAGATATGGTTAACTTATATAAGGGAAATGTTCCAAATGCTGTAAGTGAGTTTGGTTTGTGGAAATGGCATCGTTGGTTCACTCAGATTCCACATTCCACTTCAGTGCTTCTAACAGGACATGAAATTAAAGGAGCCAATTATTTTGCCAATCATAATGGGTTATGCAACCCAAATTGGGGAGCATTATATGTGTATGCAACAAGGTATCACATATTTTTGGCCGCAACTATTGTAGCACATGGATTAGGTCATAACTTTGGAGCGATCCATGATGAACCAGGTTGTATTTGTTATCGAAGAAGCAATTGTGTCATGGCTCAGACGCCTAGTCTTCTAGATATGATGAGCAATTGTACTTATGTGGAACTAATTTCTAGATTTGTTGGGTGGGATACTTGCATGAATCTTCTGAATGTTCCATATCATAATTTTCCTTATATAACTGGTCGTTGTGGGGACAAGGTCAAAGATACAAGGGAGCAATGTGACTGTGGCTCCTTAAAAGAATGTACATTTGATAAGTGTTGTACAACCGACTGCCAATTCACGAGTGGCAGTGTTTGTGACTCAGGAGGTTGCTGCAAAAGCTGTAAACATGCACCCTCTGGGTTTGTTTGCAGAGATATAAATGGTATTTGTGATCTGCCAGAATATTGTAATGGAAAGTCAGAAATTTGCCCAAACGACTATTATATCCAGGATGGAACCCCATGTTCAGCGCTATCTGTCTGTGTGAGAGGAAACTGCAGTGACCGTGACATGCAATGCAAAGCCCTCTTTGGATACCAAGCAAAAGATGGCTCGCCAGAATGctacaaaaaattaaatgtagtaGGTGATCGATTTGGAAACTGTGGGATTAGAATGCAAGATCCGGGAATCTTGCCTTTTAAATGTGAAGAAGATGATGTTTTTTGTGGAATGCTGCACTGTGATGGTGTCAGAGAAATCCCTGGAGGAGGTGAGCACACCACATTTCGTCATATAAAAGTATACGGTGCTAAAGAGGACCATTGCTTTGGATATGATACGCACGTTGGGTCGGAGGTGCCAGAAATGGGGCTTGTAGTAGATGGTTCAACCTGTGGCCCAGCACAATTCTGTCTCAGACAGAACTGCACTTTTCACCAAGACATGCATTTTGACTGTGATGTAAAGAAATGCAATTTCAAAGGGGTgtgtaacaataacaaaaactgtCACTGTATGCCTGGTTGGAAACCACCAACATGTCAAGAGGTTGGATTGGGTGGTAGTCCAGAGAGTGGCCCTCCACCTAACGTACAACAACAACGTATTAGAGCCAACATACTTGTGACTACCAACAAGATACTCATTATAATGTGTTTTCGTTTAATTCTTCTGATGTTCACGTTTCTTTTTGGTGgactcacaaaaagaaaaaaacttgtaaAGCGTCGCAAGCGAAAGCGCTGA
- the LOC109679466 gene encoding disintegrin and metalloproteinase domain-containing protein 20-like, with protein MGPAWAQVLLTGALWLPVFWMLLTPVCCSRAPPGWRFTSSEVVIPRKVPRKRGGSDMPDQLSYTMRFRGQRHVIHMKRKKNFLPRHFPVITDNDQGAMEENYPFVPQDCYYYSYLEGVPGSMATLDTCYGGLRGMLQVDDFSYEIKPLKASSKFEHVLSLLVSEETEKCSVEDEETNQLLEEIQLAESPRAGTVYLWRRHMKHVKLHFTTSISLTHQDRNRTRIVERIVIMTSILHSIFRPVNYNIFLRVIFIWEVKDMVNLYKGNVPNAVSEFGLWKWHRWFTQIPHSTSVLLTGHEIKGANYFANHNGLCNPNWGALYVYATRYHIFLAATIVAHGLGHNFGAIHDEPGCICYRRSNCVMAQTPSLLDMMSNCTYVELISRFVGWDTCMNLLNVPYHNFPYITGRCGDKVKDTREQCDCGSLKECTFDKCCTTDCQFTSGSVCDSGGCCKSCKHAPSGFVCRDINGICDLPEYCNGKSEICPNDYYIQDGTPCSALSVCVRGNCSDRDMQCKALFGYQAKDGSPECYKKLNVVGDRFGNCGIRMQDPGILPFKCEEDDVFCGMLHCDGVREIPGGGEHTTFRHIKVYGAKEDHCFGYDTHVGSEVPEMGLVVDGSTCGPAQFCLRQNCTFHQDMHFDCDVKKCNFKGVCNNNKNCHCMPGWKPPTCQEVGLGGSPESGPPPNVQQQRIRANILVTTNKILIIMCFRLILLMFTFLFGGLTKRKKLVKRRKRKR; from the coding sequence ATGGGGCCTGCTTGGGCCCAGGTTCTTTTGACAGGTGCTCTGTGGCTGCCAGTGTTCTGGATGCTCCTGACCCCTGTCTGTTGCTCCCGTGCCCCACCAGGATGGCGCTTCACTTCTTCTGAAGTTGTGATCCCCAGGAAGGTGCCCCGCAAAAGGGGTGGAAGTGACATGCCAGACCAGCTCTCTTATACCATGCGCTTCCGGGGCCAAAGACACGTGATCCATATGAAgcgaaagaaaaacttcctgcccAGACATTTTCCTGTTATTACTGATAATGACCAAGGCGCCATGGAGGAGAACTACCCCTTTGTCCCTCAAGACTGTTATTACTACAGCTACCTGGAAGGGGTTCCTGGGTCCATGGCTACACTGGACACCTGCTATGGAGGTCTGCGAGGCATGCTGCAGGTGGATGACTTTTCTTATGAAATCAAACCATTGAAGGCTTCTTCCAAATTTGAGCATGTGCTTTCTCTCCTTGTGTCAGAAGAGACTGAAAAGTGTAGCGTTGAAGATGAAGAGACAAATCAACTACTTGAAGAGATACAACTTGCTGAAAGTCCTAGAGCAGGCACCGTCTATTTGTGGAGAAGACACATGAAGCACGTAAAACTTCACTTCACAACTTCTATATCATTAACCCATCAGGACAGAAATAGAACCAGAATAGTAGAGAGGATAGTGATTATGACCAGCATCCTCCATTCCATTTTCAGACCAGTCAATTACAACATTTTTTTAAGGGTTATATTCATCTGGGAAGTTAAAGATATGGTTAACTTATATAAGGGAAATGTTCCAAATGCTGTAAGTGAGTTTGGTTTGTGGAAATGGCATCGTTGGTTCACTCAGATTCCACATTCCACTTCAGTGCTTCTAACAGGACATGAAATTAAAGGAGCCAATTATTTTGCCAATCATAATGGGTTATGCAACCCAAATTGGGGAGCATTATATGTGTATGCAACAAGGTATCACATATTTTTGGCCGCAACTATTGTAGCACATGGATTAGGTCATAACTTTGGAGCGATCCATGATGAACCAGGTTGTATTTGTTATCGAAGAAGCAATTGTGTCATGGCTCAGACGCCTAGTCTTCTAGATATGATGAGCAATTGTACTTATGTGGAACTAATTTCTAGATTTGTTGGGTGGGATACTTGCATGAATCTTCTGAATGTTCCATATCATAATTTTCCTTATATAACTGGTCGTTGTGGGGACAAGGTCAAAGATACAAGGGAGCAATGTGACTGTGGCTCCTTAAAAGAATGTACATTTGATAAGTGTTGTACAACCGACTGCCAATTCACGAGTGGCAGTGTTTGTGACTCAGGAGGTTGCTGCAAAAGCTGTAAACATGCACCCTCTGGGTTTGTTTGCAGAGATATAAATGGTATTTGTGATCTGCCAGAATATTGTAATGGAAAGTCAGAAATTTGCCCAAACGACTATTATATCCAGGATGGAACCCCATGTTCAGCGCTATCTGTCTGTGTGAGAGGAAACTGCAGTGACCGTGACATGCAATGCAAAGCCCTCTTTGGATACCAAGCAAAAGATGGCTCGCCAGAATGctacaaaaaattaaatgtagtaGGTGATCGATTTGGAAACTGTGGGATTAGAATGCAAGATCCGGGAATCTTGCCTTTTAAATGTGAAGAAGATGATGTTTTTTGTGGAATGCTGCACTGTGATGGTGTCAGAGAAATCCCTGGAGGAGGTGAGCACACCACATTTCGTCATATAAAAGTATACGGTGCTAAAGAGGACCATTGCTTTGGATATGATACGCACGTTGGGTCGGAGGTGCCAGAAATGGGGCTTGTAGTAGATGGTTCAACCTGTGGCCCAGCACAATTCTGTCTCAGACAGAACTGCACTTTTCACCAAGACATGCATTTTGACTGTGATGTAAAGAAATGCAATTTCAAAGGGGTgtgtaacaataacaaaaactgcCACTGTATGCCTGGTTGGAAACCACCAACATGTCAAGAGGTTGGATTGGGTGGTAGTCCAGAGAGTGGCCCTCCACCTAACGTACAACAACAACGTATTAGAGCCAACATACTTGTGACTACCAACAAGATACTCATTATAATGTGTTTTCGTTTAATTCTTCTGATGTTCACGTTTCTTTTTGGTGgactcacaaaaagaaaaaaacttgtaaAGCGTCGCAAGCGAAAGCGCTGA